In a genomic window of Paraburkholderia acidiphila:
- a CDS encoding MFS transporter: MNSLAQASTIGRTRAGRGRLASASMIGTSLEWYDFTVYNTLAALVFNHLFFPSVDPLAGTLLAFSTYAVGYVSRPLGGFIFGNLGDRMGRRAVLMLTLVLMGITTALMGVLPTYATAGILSPMLLVALRFVQGIALGGEWAGAVLLAVEHGDQKKRGLNASWAQVGPSFGTLLGTGFIAVITISVSADAFLSWGWRVPFLASLLLVLFGIWVRSSVGETPQFEKLNEAHATAEVPVLEVFSQHWRRLIVAGGARIGSDVLYALLVVFTLTYVTTVLNLSRSLALTAVLAGTACNALAVPFFGALSDRFGRRPVYLGGVIAAIVWAFGFFMLMNTSQPALIVLAVMVGLVIHAVMYGPQAAFVTEQFPTRVRYAGASLAYTLAGILGGGFAPLIIVALFRSWHSTTAVSLYVSGALIVTGIALIAARETAHRPLQD; the protein is encoded by the coding sequence ATGAACTCTCTCGCCCAGGCTTCGACGATCGGCCGCACCCGCGCCGGACGCGGCCGTCTCGCGAGTGCCAGCATGATCGGCACGTCGCTCGAATGGTATGACTTCACCGTCTACAACACGCTCGCCGCGCTGGTCTTCAATCATCTGTTCTTTCCTTCGGTCGATCCGCTCGCGGGCACGCTGCTCGCGTTCTCGACCTATGCCGTGGGCTACGTGTCGCGGCCGCTCGGCGGCTTCATCTTCGGCAATCTCGGCGACCGCATGGGCCGCCGCGCCGTGCTCATGCTCACGCTCGTGCTCATGGGCATCACCACCGCACTGATGGGCGTGCTGCCCACCTATGCCACGGCCGGCATCCTGAGCCCCATGCTGCTCGTCGCACTGCGCTTCGTGCAGGGCATCGCGCTCGGCGGCGAATGGGCGGGTGCGGTGCTGCTCGCGGTGGAACACGGTGACCAGAAAAAGCGCGGCCTGAACGCCTCGTGGGCGCAAGTCGGCCCCTCGTTCGGCACGCTGCTCGGCACGGGCTTCATCGCCGTCATCACGATTTCCGTGTCGGCCGATGCGTTCCTCTCGTGGGGCTGGCGCGTGCCGTTCCTCGCGAGCCTGCTGCTCGTGCTCTTCGGCATCTGGGTGCGCAGCAGCGTCGGCGAAACGCCGCAGTTCGAAAAGCTCAACGAAGCGCACGCCACTGCCGAAGTGCCCGTGCTCGAAGTGTTCTCGCAGCACTGGCGGCGCCTCATCGTGGCGGGCGGCGCGCGCATTGGCTCCGACGTGCTGTACGCGCTGCTCGTCGTGTTCACGCTCACCTATGTGACTACGGTGCTCAACCTCTCGCGCTCGCTCGCACTGACTGCCGTGCTCGCGGGCACTGCCTGCAACGCCCTTGCCGTGCCGTTCTTCGGCGCGCTCTCCGACCGCTTCGGACGGCGTCCCGTGTACCTTGGCGGCGTGATCGCGGCCATTGTCTGGGCGTTCGGCTTCTTCATGCTGATGAACACCTCGCAGCCCGCGCTGATCGTGCTCGCCGTAATGGTCGGCCTCGTGATTCACGCCGTGATGTACGGCCCGCAAGCCGCCTTCGTCACCGAGCAGTTCCCGACCCGCGTGCGTTATGCCGGCGCCTCGCTCGCCTATACGCTCGCCGGGATTCTCGGCGGCGGCTTCGCACCGCTCATCATCGTCGCGCTGTTTCGCAGCTGGCACAGCACGACAGCCGTCTCGCTCTACGTGAGCGGCGCCCTGATCGTGACCGGCATCGCGCTGATCGCCGCACGCGAAACCGCGCATCGCCCGCTGCAGGACTGA
- a CDS encoding branched-chain amino acid ABC transporter substrate-binding protein encodes MNRRTLVLTMALGLMGLHGPAQAADPEVVKIGFAGPLTGPVARVGKDLQYGAQLAIDEENAKHPMIGGKPVKYVLEVQDDQADPHVAVQVAQKLVDDGVVGVIGHYNSGCSIPASTVYHNANVAMITPGSTNPALTQQGYANVFRTMGNDGIGGVIAGKFAVEQLKAKRIGIIDDRTAFGQGLADAFEKGAKEANGNIVDREFTNDKAVDFRAILTSLKQKNVDVIFFGGLDEQGAMLAKQMRTLGMPARLFGAGALKSNAFLQIAGPAGEGTQDLEPGPALDKLPSAQAFAKRYKARFNQDVELYAPFAYDAALAMIKAIHDADSLDRAKIVASFPKVTVVGVTGNIAFDPHGDLIKPPYTLFEVQQGQWKSLRTLGGNNGV; translated from the coding sequence ATGAACCGCCGCACTCTCGTACTAACGATGGCCCTCGGGCTGATGGGCTTGCACGGCCCCGCGCAGGCGGCCGACCCCGAGGTTGTGAAGATCGGCTTCGCGGGTCCGCTCACGGGCCCGGTGGCGCGTGTCGGCAAGGACTTGCAGTACGGCGCGCAACTCGCAATCGACGAGGAGAACGCCAAACACCCGATGATTGGGGGCAAACCGGTCAAGTACGTGCTCGAGGTGCAGGACGATCAGGCCGACCCGCACGTGGCGGTGCAGGTGGCGCAAAAACTCGTGGACGACGGCGTGGTCGGCGTGATCGGCCACTACAACTCGGGCTGCAGCATTCCCGCTTCGACGGTTTATCACAATGCGAACGTCGCGATGATCACGCCGGGCTCCACCAACCCGGCGCTGACCCAGCAAGGCTATGCGAACGTGTTTCGCACCATGGGCAACGACGGCATCGGCGGCGTGATCGCCGGAAAGTTTGCAGTCGAACAGTTGAAGGCGAAGCGCATCGGCATCATCGACGACCGCACGGCCTTTGGTCAGGGGCTCGCCGACGCGTTCGAGAAGGGCGCGAAGGAGGCCAACGGCAATATCGTCGACCGCGAGTTCACCAACGACAAAGCGGTGGACTTCCGCGCCATCCTCACGTCGCTCAAGCAAAAGAACGTCGACGTGATCTTCTTTGGCGGCCTGGATGAACAAGGCGCGATGCTGGCCAAGCAGATGCGCACGCTCGGCATGCCGGCGCGGCTCTTCGGCGCGGGCGCATTGAAGAGCAATGCCTTCCTGCAGATCGCGGGCCCGGCGGGCGAGGGCACGCAGGATCTCGAACCGGGACCGGCGCTCGACAAGCTGCCTTCCGCGCAGGCGTTCGCGAAGCGCTACAAGGCGCGCTTCAATCAGGATGTCGAACTGTATGCGCCGTTCGCCTATGACGCCGCGCTCGCCATGATCAAGGCGATTCACGATGCCGACTCGCTCGACCGCGCGAAGATCGTCGCGAGCTTCCCGAAGGTAACGGTGGTGGGCGTGACGGGCAATATCGCATTCGATCCGCACGGCGACCTCATCAAGCCGCCGTATACGCTCTTCGAGGTGCAGCAAGGGCAGTGGAAGAGCCTGAGGACGCTTGGGGGCAACAACGGGGTGTAA
- a CDS encoding DUF4286 family protein, whose protein sequence is MSTTPNAQPGQLCIWTDTDPHAEADFNAWYDREHMQERVGIRGFRHARRFLANDGSSRRYLALYVTESLDVFRSDAYRQAFTVQTDWSLRNFARMSDTQRRVGELAFEAGEGEGAHVAIFVAPPQTLAAAGWRDEAEDVTHQAGVHAVRVFRTEGTLSAPLATGSDTDTARAVQEDAVVFVEGSSNAAARAAAEQLAQAAGVASESVRSFDMLWRLAA, encoded by the coding sequence ATGAGCACGACACCGAACGCCCAGCCCGGCCAGCTTTGCATCTGGACCGACACCGACCCGCACGCCGAAGCCGACTTCAACGCCTGGTACGACCGCGAACACATGCAGGAGCGCGTGGGCATTCGCGGCTTTCGCCATGCGCGCCGCTTCCTCGCCAACGACGGCAGCTCACGCCGTTATCTCGCGCTCTACGTGACGGAATCGCTCGACGTATTCCGCAGCGACGCCTACCGCCAGGCCTTCACCGTCCAAACCGACTGGTCGCTGCGCAACTTCGCGCGCATGAGCGACACGCAGCGCCGCGTGGGCGAGCTTGCCTTCGAAGCGGGCGAAGGCGAAGGCGCGCACGTCGCGATCTTCGTGGCGCCGCCGCAAACGCTCGCCGCCGCAGGCTGGCGAGACGAAGCGGAAGACGTCACGCATCAGGCGGGCGTCCACGCGGTGCGCGTGTTCCGCACCGAGGGCACGCTCTCCGCGCCGCTCGCGACCGGAAGCGATACGGACACGGCGCGCGCCGTGCAGGAAGATGCGGTCGTGTTCGTGGAAGGCAGTTCGAACGCCGCGGCGCGCGCCGCCGCCGAACAACTCGCGCAGGCCGCAGGCGTGGCGAGCGAATCGGTGCGCAGCTTCGACATGCTCTGGCGCCTCGCGGCGTGA
- a CDS encoding MFS transporter, producing MNPPNTTETTDQPAIIETTLPARLDRLPWGRFHVLIVVALGVTWLLDGLEVTLAGAVASALKTSPVLHLDNAQVGLAGSAYIAGAVCGALGFGWLTDRLGRRKLFFITLAVYLLATAATAFSWSFASFVAFRAITGAGIGGEYAAINSTIQEFTPARVRGWTDLSINGTFWVGAGIGAAGSLVLLDPRLLPADWGWRACFFIGAVLALIILPMRRWIPESPRWLLTHGEHDEAKRIVKDIETRFRDAGHTLDDPPNDPLRLHARSHTPLRAVFHAIFVRHRRRALVGLSLMTAQAFFYNAIFFTYALVLTEFYHVPGGDVGLYLLPFALGNFLGPLVLGRLFDVIGRRTMIAATYALSGVLLTVSGWLFEQGMLTAAMQTGAWMVIFFFASAAASSAYLTVSESFPLEIRALAIAVFYAFGTALGGIIGPAFFGRLIDTHQRSEVFTGYVVGSALMLGAALVAAIWGVDAERKSLEHVAAPLSAVEEE from the coding sequence ATGAATCCACCGAACACGACCGAGACGACCGATCAACCCGCCATCATCGAAACCACGTTGCCCGCGCGCCTCGACCGCTTGCCCTGGGGCCGCTTTCACGTGCTCATCGTCGTGGCGCTGGGCGTCACCTGGCTGCTCGACGGTCTCGAAGTCACGCTGGCCGGTGCGGTAGCGAGTGCGCTAAAAACGAGCCCGGTGCTGCATCTGGACAACGCGCAGGTGGGGCTCGCCGGCAGCGCCTATATTGCGGGCGCCGTGTGCGGCGCGCTCGGCTTCGGCTGGCTCACGGACCGGCTGGGCCGCCGCAAGCTCTTCTTCATCACGCTCGCCGTGTATCTGCTTGCCACCGCCGCCACGGCGTTCTCGTGGAGCTTCGCGAGTTTCGTCGCCTTTCGCGCGATCACGGGCGCGGGCATCGGCGGCGAGTACGCAGCCATCAATTCGACAATCCAGGAGTTCACGCCTGCGCGCGTGCGCGGCTGGACCGACCTCAGCATCAACGGCACGTTCTGGGTAGGCGCGGGCATTGGCGCGGCGGGTTCGCTCGTGCTGCTCGACCCGCGCCTGCTGCCCGCGGACTGGGGCTGGCGCGCGTGTTTCTTTATCGGCGCGGTGCTCGCGCTCATCATCTTGCCCATGCGCCGCTGGATTCCCGAAAGTCCGCGCTGGCTCCTTACCCACGGCGAGCATGACGAAGCGAAGCGGATCGTAAAGGACATCGAAACGCGCTTTCGCGATGCGGGCCACACGCTGGACGATCCGCCCAACGACCCGCTGCGTCTGCATGCACGCAGTCACACGCCGCTGCGGGCGGTGTTCCACGCTATTTTCGTGCGGCACCGCCGCCGCGCGCTGGTGGGACTTTCGCTCATGACGGCCCAGGCGTTTTTCTACAACGCCATTTTCTTTACCTACGCGCTCGTGCTCACGGAGTTCTATCACGTGCCGGGCGGCGACGTGGGCCTCTACCTGCTGCCGTTCGCACTCGGCAACTTCCTCGGGCCGCTCGTGCTGGGGCGTCTGTTCGACGTGATTGGCCGGCGCACGATGATCGCCGCGACCTATGCACTCTCAGGCGTGCTGCTCACCGTGAGCGGGTGGCTCTTCGAGCAGGGCATGCTCACGGCGGCAATGCAAACCGGGGCGTGGATGGTGATTTTCTTTTTCGCCTCGGCGGCCGCGAGTTCCGCCTATTTGACTGTGAGCGAATCGTTCCCGCTGGAGATTCGGGCGCTTGCGATCGCTGTGTTCTATGCGTTCGGCACGGCGCTCGGCGGCATTATCGGTCCGGCATTCTTCGGACGACTGATCGATACGCACCAACGCAGTGAGGTGTTCACGGGCTATGTCGTGGGATCGGCGCTCATGCTCGGCGCGGCGCTAGTCGCCGCGATCTGGGGCGTGGATGCGGAGCGCAAGTCGCTCGAGCATGTGGCCGCGCCGCTTTCGGCTGTGGAAGAGGAGTGA
- a CDS encoding amino acid permease, whose protein sequence is MISLGGIIGAGLFVGSSATINAMGPAACLSYLLAGIVVLFVMRMLGEMALAHPGVGSFTEFTRIGLGDWAGFTNGWLYWYFWVIVVAVEAVAGAGILQRWIPAPVWVIGLALLSFMTVVNLLSVKSYGEFEYWFASIKVAAIIVFIVVGASYLFGFSSWHQTVHNLSGDHGFMPFGAMSIFAGVPTVIFAVGGAEIATIAAAESDDPGRNVASMTRSVILRVITFYVGSLFVIACIVPWASIKVGYSPFVAALETMHIPGAADIMNAIVLVAVLSALNSGLYVSSRIVFRLAERRDAPRALLTLSKSRVPRLAVLASSIVGYVAIVAAIVSPQGVFLYLVSASGAVMLFVYLSIAVSQIVIRRRLEATEPERLTFKMWLFPWLSWAVVAAIAGVLCAMGFDHALSGQLMASLASVAVVSAAYMLTRKKTHVEDFREPATNWKK, encoded by the coding sequence ATGATTTCGCTCGGCGGCATCATCGGCGCGGGGCTGTTCGTCGGCAGCAGCGCCACCATCAACGCGATGGGGCCCGCTGCCTGCCTGAGCTACTTGCTGGCGGGCATCGTCGTGCTGTTCGTCATGCGCATGCTCGGCGAGATGGCGCTCGCGCATCCAGGCGTGGGCTCGTTCACGGAGTTCACGCGCATTGGTCTTGGCGACTGGGCCGGCTTCACGAACGGCTGGCTCTACTGGTACTTCTGGGTGATCGTGGTCGCCGTGGAGGCGGTGGCGGGCGCGGGCATCCTGCAGCGCTGGATTCCCGCCCCGGTCTGGGTGATCGGGCTCGCGCTGCTCTCGTTCATGACGGTCGTGAACCTGCTCTCGGTGAAATCGTATGGAGAATTCGAGTACTGGTTCGCGTCGATCAAGGTCGCGGCGATCATCGTGTTTATCGTGGTGGGCGCGAGCTATCTGTTCGGCTTCAGCTCGTGGCACCAGACCGTGCACAACCTGAGCGGCGACCACGGCTTCATGCCGTTCGGCGCGATGTCGATCTTCGCCGGTGTGCCTACCGTGATCTTCGCCGTGGGCGGCGCGGAGATCGCGACCATCGCCGCGGCCGAATCCGACGATCCGGGCCGCAACGTCGCTTCGATGACACGCTCGGTGATCCTGCGCGTGATTACGTTCTACGTCGGCTCGCTTTTCGTGATCGCGTGCATCGTGCCGTGGGCGAGCATCAAGGTGGGCTACTCGCCGTTCGTCGCCGCGCTTGAAACCATGCATATTCCGGGCGCCGCGGACATCATGAATGCAATCGTCCTCGTGGCCGTGCTCTCGGCGCTGAACTCCGGGCTCTATGTGTCCTCGCGCATCGTGTTCCGGCTGGCCGAACGCCGCGACGCGCCGCGTGCGTTGCTCACGCTTTCGAAGAGCCGCGTGCCGCGTCTGGCCGTGCTTGCGAGCAGCATCGTCGGCTACGTGGCCATCGTGGCGGCGATCGTTTCGCCGCAGGGCGTGTTCCTCTATCTCGTCAGTGCGTCGGGCGCGGTGATGCTGTTCGTGTATCTCTCCATCGCCGTCTCGCAGATCGTGATTCGCCGCCGCCTCGAGGCAACCGAGCCCGAACGGCTCACGTTCAAGATGTGGCTCTTTCCCTGGCTTTCGTGGGCCGTGGTGGCGGCCATCGCCGGCGTGCTCTGCGCGATGGGCTTCGACCATGCACTCTCGGGTCAGCTCATGGCGAGCCTCGCGAGCGTGGCGGTGGTGTCGGCGGCTTACATGCTGACGCGCAAGAAGACTCACGTGGAAGATTTCCGTGAGCCCGCAACCAACTGGAAGAAGTAA
- a CDS encoding DUF2848 domain-containing protein — protein sequence MTTLSFTVLPAGGAATPLSLDIDTLVIAGWAGRDAHAIQHHIDELAALGVAPPSSTPLFYRVGAEQLNQAETVDVLGTHTSGEIECVLVASPLGTLVTIGSDHTDRKAEAYSVAVSKQVCPKPLGREAWRYEDVEGHWDRLTMRATLVAANGETRAYQSGAVDGLLPPADLWRRFTETGALPPGSAMYSGTLAVNGEMAAMESGDAFELELHDPVLERSLRARYAVRALPVVA from the coding sequence ATGACCACGCTTTCCTTCACCGTCCTTCCTGCCGGCGGCGCAGCCACGCCGCTCTCGCTCGACATCGACACGCTCGTGATCGCCGGCTGGGCCGGCCGCGACGCTCACGCGATCCAGCATCACATCGACGAACTCGCCGCGCTCGGCGTGGCGCCGCCTTCGAGCACGCCGCTTTTCTACCGCGTGGGCGCGGAGCAACTGAACCAGGCCGAAACCGTGGACGTGCTCGGCACTCACACGAGCGGCGAGATCGAGTGCGTGCTCGTGGCGAGCCCGCTTGGCACGCTCGTGACGATCGGCTCCGATCACACCGACCGCAAGGCGGAGGCGTACAGCGTGGCGGTCTCCAAGCAGGTGTGCCCCAAGCCGCTGGGCCGCGAGGCGTGGCGCTACGAGGACGTGGAAGGCCACTGGGACCGGCTGACGATGCGCGCCACGCTCGTCGCCGCGAATGGCGAAACACGCGCCTACCAGAGCGGCGCCGTGGACGGCCTGCTGCCGCCCGCCGACCTGTGGCGGCGCTTTACGGAAACGGGCGCATTGCCGCCGGGCAGCGCGATGTACAGCGGCACGCTTGCAGTCAATGGCGAGATGGCGGCGATGGAGTCGGGCGACGCGTTCGAACTCGAATTGCACGACCCGGTGCTCGAACGCAGCCTGCGGGCACGTTATGCGGTTCGTGCGCTGCCTGTTGTGGCCTAA
- a CDS encoding aminotransferase-like domain-containing protein translates to MKADDYQTKTDDNIQTKGRQATYLEVSRNLEEQVRSGQYPPGSRLPPQRDLAVELGINVSTVSRAYKELQARGLIVASKRRGSIVTGGAMPAVGAAAQRSADTSGAQASGVVDLTVNRPATGEFLAQLARTMAQISRDPRFAETQEYQPPQGAEWARAAGTQWIAAPGFTPSPENLVVTSGAQHGLYAVLSSLMGHEGVILSDKLTYYGLKALAPVFQFELVGIPSDAEGLLPDQLEDACRRMPVKAIFTVPNLQNPSVVTMSLERRLALVEIARRHHVAIIEDDVYGPLLRKRLPTIASLCPELTFHVASTSKVLAPGLRIGYLLTPPHGAALAAEAVRTTAWMPAPLTTLITTRWIEDGTAQLILEAQRAELQARQELALEILPRDLVNSDPACMFVWLRVPAPWRSDDFAANALARGVNTMPASAFAVDRSTLEHGVRINLACATSREQLARALKVLARTLQDRPRALFGTI, encoded by the coding sequence ATGAAAGCCGACGATTACCAGACAAAAACGGATGACAATATCCAGACAAAAGGTCGTCAAGCCACGTATCTGGAGGTCTCCCGCAATCTCGAGGAACAGGTGCGCAGCGGTCAGTACCCGCCTGGCAGCCGCTTGCCGCCGCAGCGCGATCTGGCCGTGGAGCTTGGCATCAACGTCTCGACCGTTTCGCGCGCGTACAAGGAGTTGCAGGCGCGCGGGCTGATCGTCGCGAGCAAGCGGCGCGGCTCGATCGTCACCGGCGGCGCCATGCCGGCCGTCGGCGCCGCGGCGCAGCGAAGCGCGGACACGAGCGGCGCGCAAGCGAGCGGCGTGGTGGACCTCACCGTCAACCGCCCGGCGACGGGCGAATTCCTCGCGCAGCTCGCCCGCACGATGGCGCAGATTTCGCGCGATCCGCGCTTTGCGGAAACCCAGGAATATCAGCCGCCCCAAGGCGCCGAATGGGCGCGTGCGGCGGGCACGCAATGGATCGCCGCGCCCGGGTTCACGCCTTCGCCCGAGAATCTCGTCGTGACGAGCGGCGCGCAGCACGGCCTCTATGCGGTCCTGAGCAGCCTCATGGGACACGAAGGCGTGATCCTCTCCGACAAGCTGACCTATTACGGCCTGAAAGCGCTTGCACCCGTGTTCCAGTTCGAACTGGTCGGTATCCCGAGCGATGCCGAAGGCCTCCTGCCCGATCAGCTGGAAGACGCCTGCCGCCGCATGCCGGTGAAGGCGATCTTCACCGTGCCGAACCTGCAGAACCCGAGCGTGGTGACGATGAGCCTCGAGCGGCGCCTCGCGCTCGTGGAGATCGCACGGCGCCATCATGTCGCGATCATCGAGGACGACGTGTACGGCCCGCTGCTGCGCAAACGCCTGCCGACCATCGCGAGCCTGTGTCCCGAACTGACCTTTCACGTGGCATCCACCTCGAAGGTGCTCGCGCCGGGGTTGCGCATCGGCTATTTGCTCACGCCGCCGCATGGCGCGGCGCTGGCTGCCGAAGCCGTGCGCACGACAGCGTGGATGCCCGCGCCGCTCACCACGCTCATCACCACGCGCTGGATCGAGGACGGCACCGCGCAGCTCATCCTCGAAGCGCAGCGTGCGGAACTGCAGGCACGCCAGGAACTCGCGCTCGAGATCTTGCCGCGCGATCTCGTCAACAGCGACCCGGCGTGCATGTTCGTCTGGTTGCGCGTGCCGGCGCCGTGGCGCTCCGACGATTTCGCCGCCAACGCCCTGGCGCGCGGCGTGAACACCATGCCCGCTTCGGCGTTCGCCGTGGACCGCTCGACGCTCGAGCACGGCGTGCGCATCAATCTCGCGTGTGCAACCTCGCGGGAGCAACTGGCGCGCGCACTGAAGGTCCTCGCGCGCACGCTGCAGGACCGGCCGCGCGCGCTCTTCGGCACGATCTGA
- a CDS encoding NAD(P)/FAD-dependent oxidoreductase, which translates to MAQVAVIGAGFVGLSCAYWLMRDGHSVTLYDAQGPGEGASYGNAGTFANYACIPVNNPDVFRNIPRYLFSPTSPLRIRWGDVPALSPWLARFLLSATPRRYKGSVNALAQLLSRAFDGYRDMLAVDTLAAFVRERECLYLYSSAASFKAAQPALDLRRSLGVQFDTLARSEIAQLEPGLAPLFAQGTLFKGSWFLSDPRGFLQALHAMLTQRGLVHQRVAVETLEPAASAVKLIDSAGKVHDAEQAIVCAGALSGRLARQCGDALPLGVERGYHVRFPGTANRISRPCGWAERGFYMTPMDGGIRAAGTVELAANGAGKNADLLRLLTRSAQEALPGLPEPDSDWLGFRPSLPDALPVVGASSRSPRVIYAFGHQHLGVTLGGVTGSVVADLVAQRAPALDLAPYSPRRF; encoded by the coding sequence ATGGCGCAAGTGGCTGTCATCGGCGCGGGGTTCGTGGGGCTGTCGTGTGCGTACTGGCTCATGCGCGACGGGCACAGCGTGACGCTGTACGACGCGCAAGGACCCGGCGAGGGCGCCTCCTACGGCAACGCGGGCACGTTCGCGAACTACGCGTGCATTCCCGTGAATAACCCCGACGTGTTTCGCAACATCCCGCGCTATCTGTTTTCGCCGACGAGCCCGCTGCGCATTCGCTGGGGCGACGTGCCGGCGCTCTCGCCGTGGCTCGCGCGCTTTCTGCTGAGCGCCACGCCGCGCCGCTACAAGGGCAGCGTGAATGCGCTTGCACAACTGCTCTCGCGTGCATTCGACGGCTACCGGGACATGCTCGCCGTCGACACACTCGCGGCCTTCGTGCGCGAACGCGAGTGTCTCTACCTGTACTCGAGCGCGGCATCGTTCAAGGCCGCGCAGCCGGCGCTCGATCTGAGGCGCTCGCTAGGCGTGCAGTTCGACACGCTCGCGCGCAGCGAAATCGCACAACTGGAGCCGGGCCTCGCGCCGCTGTTCGCGCAAGGCACGCTCTTCAAGGGCAGCTGGTTCCTGAGCGATCCGCGCGGCTTTCTTCAGGCCTTGCATGCGATGTTGACGCAGCGCGGCCTCGTGCACCAGCGTGTGGCCGTCGAGACGCTGGAGCCTGCGGCCAGCGCGGTGAAGCTGATCGATTCGGCGGGCAAGGTGCATGACGCCGAACAGGCCATTGTGTGCGCCGGCGCGCTTTCGGGGCGTCTCGCGCGCCAATGCGGCGACGCACTGCCGCTAGGTGTGGAGCGTGGCTATCACGTGCGCTTTCCTGGCACCGCTAACCGAATTTCGCGGCCGTGCGGCTGGGCCGAGCGCGGTTTCTACATGACGCCGATGGACGGCGGCATTCGCGCAGCGGGCACGGTCGAGCTGGCGGCCAACGGCGCGGGCAAGAACGCGGACCTGCTGCGGCTGTTGACGCGCTCCGCGCAGGAGGCGCTGCCCGGGTTGCCGGAGCCGGACAGCGACTGGCTTGGCTTCAGGCCGAGCCTGCCCGACGCGCTGCCCGTGGTGGGCGCGTCGAGCCGCTCGCCGCGCGTGATCTACGCGTTCGGGCACCAGCATCTCGGCGTGACGCTCGGCGGCGTGACGGGCAGCGTGGTTGCGGATCTTGTTGCGCAACGCGCGCCTGCCCTCGATCTCGCGCCTTATAGTCCGCGTCGTTTTTAA
- a CDS encoding LysR family transcriptional regulator, producing MNIRFLETFIWLARLQNFRLTAEKLHTTQAAVSSRIASLEESFDVRLFDRNSRSATLTPAGRKMLAYAERIVSLGEEMRREVEDASGGGGLIRIGVVESIVHSWFPALMARVRERFAHLEIEVTSDTTIHLTQLLRADAVDLILQTHALGDREFADLPLCEFPMRWVASPTLRLSGQRVDLARLAEFPIVSFSRNSGPHIALEREFARAVERPVRINCISSVAAMIRLVADGFGVAVLPPAIIQRELREGALEVLDVESGFVPLPLVASYRLQSQPLPARIAELAAEQAQAFVLALGPELDGTTLAASASTARRPKAPARAAAVAKPAAKTARQRPAKPARAASDKNKR from the coding sequence ATGAATATCCGCTTTCTCGAAACATTCATCTGGCTCGCGCGCCTGCAGAATTTCCGCCTCACCGCGGAGAAGCTTCATACCACGCAGGCGGCGGTGTCGAGCCGCATCGCTTCGCTTGAGGAAAGCTTCGACGTGCGCCTGTTCGATCGCAACTCGCGCTCGGCCACGCTCACGCCCGCGGGCCGCAAGATGCTCGCGTACGCCGAGCGCATTGTGAGTCTCGGCGAGGAGATGCGCCGCGAAGTCGAGGATGCCAGCGGCGGCGGCGGCCTCATTCGCATCGGCGTGGTCGAGTCGATCGTGCATAGCTGGTTTCCCGCGTTGATGGCGCGCGTGCGCGAACGCTTTGCGCATCTTGAGATCGAGGTCACGAGCGACACCACGATCCACCTCACGCAATTGCTGCGCGCCGACGCCGTCGATCTGATCCTGCAAACGCACGCGCTGGGCGATCGCGAGTTCGCCGACCTGCCGCTGTGCGAGTTCCCCATGCGCTGGGTGGCAAGCCCCACGCTCAGGCTTTCGGGCCAACGCGTCGATCTTGCGCGGCTCGCCGAATTTCCCATCGTCAGCTTCTCGCGCAATTCGGGACCGCATATCGCGCTCGAACGAGAGTTCGCACGCGCGGTGGAGCGCCCGGTGCGCATCAACTGCATCAGTTCGGTGGCGGCGATGATCCGCCTCGTGGCCGACGGCTTCGGCGTGGCGGTGCTGCCGCCCGCCATCATCCAGCGCGAGCTGCGCGAGGGCGCGCTCGAAGTGCTCGACGTGGAAAGCGGCTTCGTACCGCTGCCGCTCGTGGCGAGCTACCGTCTGCAGAGCCAGCCGCTGCCCGCGCGTATCGCCGAGCTGGCTGCCGAACAGGCACAGGCGTTCGTGCTCGCTTTGGGGCCGGAACTCGATGGCACAACGCTGGCCGCATCCGCAAGCACCGCGCGCCGCCCGAAAGCTCCGGCTCGCGCGGCTGCGGTTGCAAAACCCGCGGCGAAAACCGCGCGCCAGCGCCCGGCAAAACCGGCCCGCGCCGCCAGCGACAAAAACAAGCGATAA